The sequence below is a genomic window from Myxococcus xanthus.
CCTCCCGCGGGCCTGCCCCGCATGGAGCAGGCGGCGCCTCCCGCCGCGTCCACTTCCGGACTGCCTCGCATGGAGCACGCGGAAGCCGCCTCCACGGATCTCCCGGCGATGGAATCCCCGGCCGCGGCCCCTTCGGCCCTGCCGCACATGGAGCCGCTCCTCCCCGGCGTGTCCGTGGGGGTGGCGCGCTCCGAGGCCATCAAGGCGCCCCCATCCAAGGCCCAGGTCAAGTCCGCCTCGGGCGTCACGGAAGTGCGCGCCCGCCCAGCCTCCCTGTGGCGGCGGCTGCTCTCCTTCACCATCGACACGGCGGCCATCGCCGGCGTGGCGGCGCTCTACATCACCCTGGCCTCATCGGTGACGGGACTGAAGACGCCGGAAGCGGGGCTGACGGGGCTCGATGCCTTCGTGGCCTGGCTGCGCGCCTTCCACACCATCCTCCTGCCCGGGTTTTTCCTCGTTCTGGTGCTCGCGCTCGTATACTGCGCGGTGGCGGCCTTCCTCTGGAATGGCCGGACGCTCGGACGGCTGCTCCTGGGGCTGCGGCTGGTGGACACACATGGGATCGCCCCGGCACCGGGACGAGCCATCGTGCGCGCCCTGCTTTCCGGCGTGTCCTTCGTCTTCTTCCTTGGTG
It includes:
- a CDS encoding RDD family protein — encoded protein: MTPAYGTPPVAPAPRPQAPAQLAAPAIAPVGLPRMEQAAPPAGLPRMEQAAPPAASTSGLPRMEHAEAASTDLPAMESPAAAPSALPHMEPLLPGVSVGVARSEAIKAPPSKAQVKSASGVTEVRARPASLWRRLLSFTIDTAAIAGVAALYITLASSVTGLKTPEAGLTGLDAFVAWLRAFHTILLPGFFLVLVLALVYCAVAAFLWNGRTLGRLLLGLRLVDTHGIAPAPGRAIVRALLSGVSFVFFLGGFWMALFDRRGQTLHDKLTSTFVVQPS